The Oncorhynchus masou masou isolate Uvic2021 chromosome 6, UVic_Omas_1.1, whole genome shotgun sequence genome has a window encoding:
- the LOC135542766 gene encoding paraspeckle component 1-like isoform X1, whose product MAHRNLKQVNIQNNAPSPKPQQQQQYHQQQHTKRNMDSPGMERRPNVADGKTPPPKPPTAASPAAEGEGGAGESQEMTLDIKSFRRPGEKTFTQRCRLFIGNLPTDLTEDDFKKLFSKYGEANEVFINRDRGFGFIRLETRTLAEIAKAELDGIVLGNRPIRIRFATHGSALTVRNLSPVVSNELLEEAFSEFGPVERAIVVVDDRGRPTGKGFVEFANKPCARKALDRCADGALLLTTSPRPAIVEPTEQLDEEDGLPEKLLVKSVHYHKEREHPPRFAQPGTFEFEYSSRWKALDEMEKQQRDQVERNIREAKEKLEQEMEAAKHEHQLMMMRQDLMRRQEELRRLEELRNQELQKRKNIEMRHEERRRQEEEMMQRHREQEEMRRQPDGFKPNYADTREQEMRMGELGPRGAINMGDGFNPASVAGASVNQGPPQMIGIGMSGRTGAMGPEGTPNMGAPNMMPDNGAMQRNDRFPQGAPNQIGSSPMSGRPGVESPQQQQAVGAGLMGAGPGPAVGGPAGFGRGIPVVGNYEGPNNKRRRY is encoded by the exons ATGGCTCACCGAAATCTAAAGCAGGTCAACATTCAAAACAACGCACCGTCGCCGAAacctcagcagcagcagcagtaccacCAGCAGCAGCACACAAAGCGCAACATGGACTCTCCAGGCATGGAGCGAAGGCCGAATGTTGCGGATGGGAAAACCCCACCACCAAAGCCGCCGACGGCTGCCAGTCCTGCggcagagggggagggtggagccGGAGAGTCGCAGGAGATGACGCTGGATATAAAGAGTTTCAGGAGACCCGGGGAGAAAACCTTCACGCAGCGTTGTAGGTTGTTCATCGGTAACCTCCCGACAGACCTCACGGAGGATGATTTCAAAAAGCTGTTTTCCAAGTATGGCGAGGCTAACGAGGTGTTTATCAACCGAGACCGAGGATTCGGCTTCATTCGACTG GAAACCAGGACGCTGGCGGAGATTGCCAAGGCAGAGTTGGATGGCATAGTGCTGGGGAACCGACCTATCCGGATCCGCTTCGCCACGCACGGCTCTGCCCTCACGGTGCGGAACCTTTCCCCCGTGGTCTCCAACGAGCTCCTTGAGGAGGCCTTCTCCGAGTTCGGCCCCGTGGAAAGGGCTATCGTTGTCGTGGACGACCGCGGAAGGCCCACTGGGAAGGGCTTCGTGGAGTTTGCCAACAAACCTTGTGCTCGTAAAGCCCTGGATCGCTGTGCTGACGGGGCGCTGCTGCTCACCAC GTCTCCTCGGCCTGCCATTGTGGAACCCACCGAGCAGCTGGATGAAGAGGATGGACTCCCAGAGAAGTTGCTGGTGAAATCTGTACACTACCACAA GGAGAGGGAGCACCCCCCGCGGTTTGCCCAGCCGGGAACATTTGAGTTTGAGTACTCGTCCCGCTGGAAGGCCCTGGACGAGATGGAAAAGCAGCAGAGAGACCAGGTTGAGCGCAACATCCGAGAGGCAAAGGAGAAGCTGGAGCAAGAGATGGAGGCCGCCAAGCACGAGCATCAGCTCATGATGATGAGACAAG ACCTGATGAGGCGTCAAGAGGAGCTGAGACGTCTGGAGGAGCTTCGCAACCAGGAGCTGCAGAAACGCAAGAATATAGAGATGAG ACATGAGGAGAGGCGtaggcaggaggaggagatgatgCAGCGGCATCGAGAGCAGGAAGAGATGAGACGCCAACCGGACGGCTTCAAGCCAAACTATGCGGACACC AGAGAACAGGAAATGAGAATGGGTGAACTGGGCCCTCGTGGAGCCATTAATATGGGAG ATGGGTTTAACCCCGCCTCTGTTGCCGGGGCCAGTGTAAACCAGGGACCCCCTCAAATGATTGGCATAGGCATGAGCGGAAGAACCGGAGCCATGGGCCCCGAGGGAACTCCAAACATGGGCGCGCCAAACATGATGCCAGACAATGGAGCCATG CAGCGCAACGATAGGTTCCCCCAGGGGGCTCCTAATCAGATTGGTTCGTCCCCAATGAGTGGCCGTCCAGGTGTCGAGTCCCCTCAGCAGCAACAGGCAGTGGGAGCAGGGCTTATGGGGGCAGGGCCTGGACCTGCAGTGGGGGGGCCAGCAGGCTTCGGGAGGGGAATCCCTGTTGTGGGAAACTATGAAGGGCCTAACAACAAACGTCGCAGATACTGA
- the LOC135542766 gene encoding paraspeckle component 1-like isoform X2: MAHRNLKQVNIQNNAPSPKPQQQQQYHQQQHTKRNMDSPGMERRPNVADGKTPPPKPPTAASPAAEGEGGAGESQEMTLDIKSFRRPGEKTFTQRCRLFIGNLPTDLTEDDFKKLFSKYGEANEVFINRDRGFGFIRLETRTLAEIAKAELDGIVLGNRPIRIRFATHGSALTVRNLSPVVSNELLEEAFSEFGPVERAIVVVDDRGRPTGKGFVEFANKPCARKALDRCADGALLLTTSPRPAIVEPTEQLDEEDGLPEKLLVKSVHYHKEREHPPRFAQPGTFEFEYSSRWKALDEMEKQQRDQVERNIREAKEKLEQEMEAAKHEHQLMMMRQDLMRRQEELRRLEELRNQELQKRKNIEMRHEERRRQEEEMMQRHREQEEMRRQPDGFKPNYADTREQEMRMGELGPRGAINMGDGFNPASVAGASVNQGPPQMIGIGMSGRTGAMGPEGTPNMGAPNMMPDNGAMRNDRFPQGAPNQIGSSPMSGRPGVESPQQQQAVGAGLMGAGPGPAVGGPAGFGRGIPVVGNYEGPNNKRRRY, from the exons ATGGCTCACCGAAATCTAAAGCAGGTCAACATTCAAAACAACGCACCGTCGCCGAAacctcagcagcagcagcagtaccacCAGCAGCAGCACACAAAGCGCAACATGGACTCTCCAGGCATGGAGCGAAGGCCGAATGTTGCGGATGGGAAAACCCCACCACCAAAGCCGCCGACGGCTGCCAGTCCTGCggcagagggggagggtggagccGGAGAGTCGCAGGAGATGACGCTGGATATAAAGAGTTTCAGGAGACCCGGGGAGAAAACCTTCACGCAGCGTTGTAGGTTGTTCATCGGTAACCTCCCGACAGACCTCACGGAGGATGATTTCAAAAAGCTGTTTTCCAAGTATGGCGAGGCTAACGAGGTGTTTATCAACCGAGACCGAGGATTCGGCTTCATTCGACTG GAAACCAGGACGCTGGCGGAGATTGCCAAGGCAGAGTTGGATGGCATAGTGCTGGGGAACCGACCTATCCGGATCCGCTTCGCCACGCACGGCTCTGCCCTCACGGTGCGGAACCTTTCCCCCGTGGTCTCCAACGAGCTCCTTGAGGAGGCCTTCTCCGAGTTCGGCCCCGTGGAAAGGGCTATCGTTGTCGTGGACGACCGCGGAAGGCCCACTGGGAAGGGCTTCGTGGAGTTTGCCAACAAACCTTGTGCTCGTAAAGCCCTGGATCGCTGTGCTGACGGGGCGCTGCTGCTCACCAC GTCTCCTCGGCCTGCCATTGTGGAACCCACCGAGCAGCTGGATGAAGAGGATGGACTCCCAGAGAAGTTGCTGGTGAAATCTGTACACTACCACAA GGAGAGGGAGCACCCCCCGCGGTTTGCCCAGCCGGGAACATTTGAGTTTGAGTACTCGTCCCGCTGGAAGGCCCTGGACGAGATGGAAAAGCAGCAGAGAGACCAGGTTGAGCGCAACATCCGAGAGGCAAAGGAGAAGCTGGAGCAAGAGATGGAGGCCGCCAAGCACGAGCATCAGCTCATGATGATGAGACAAG ACCTGATGAGGCGTCAAGAGGAGCTGAGACGTCTGGAGGAGCTTCGCAACCAGGAGCTGCAGAAACGCAAGAATATAGAGATGAG ACATGAGGAGAGGCGtaggcaggaggaggagatgatgCAGCGGCATCGAGAGCAGGAAGAGATGAGACGCCAACCGGACGGCTTCAAGCCAAACTATGCGGACACC AGAGAACAGGAAATGAGAATGGGTGAACTGGGCCCTCGTGGAGCCATTAATATGGGAG ATGGGTTTAACCCCGCCTCTGTTGCCGGGGCCAGTGTAAACCAGGGACCCCCTCAAATGATTGGCATAGGCATGAGCGGAAGAACCGGAGCCATGGGCCCCGAGGGAACTCCAAACATGGGCGCGCCAAACATGATGCCAGACAATGGAGCCATG CGCAACGATAGGTTCCCCCAGGGGGCTCCTAATCAGATTGGTTCGTCCCCAATGAGTGGCCGTCCAGGTGTCGAGTCCCCTCAGCAGCAACAGGCAGTGGGAGCAGGGCTTATGGGGGCAGGGCCTGGACCTGCAGTGGGGGGGCCAGCAGGCTTCGGGAGGGGAATCCCTGTTGTGGGAAACTATGAAGGGCCTAACAACAAACGTCGCAGATACTGA
- the LOC135542766 gene encoding paraspeckle component 1-like isoform X3: MAHRNLKQVNIQNNAPSPKPQQQQQYHQQQHTKRNMDSPGMERRPNVADGKTPPPKPPTAASPAAEGEGGAGESQEMTLDIKSFRRPGEKTFTQRCRLFIGNLPTDLTEDDFKKLFSKYGEANEVFINRDRGFGFIRLETRTLAEIAKAELDGIVLGNRPIRIRFATHGSALTVRNLSPVVSNELLEEAFSEFGPVERAIVVVDDRGRPTGKGFVEFANKPCARKALDRCADGALLLTTSPRPAIVEPTEQLDEEDGLPEKLLVKSVHYHKEREHPPRFAQPGTFEFEYSSRWKALDEMEKQQRDQVERNIREAKEKLEQEMEAAKHEHQLMMMRQDLMRRQEELRRLEELRNQELQKRKNIEMRHEERRRQEEEMMQRHREQEEMRRQPDGFKPNYADTMGLTPPLLPGPV, encoded by the exons ATGGCTCACCGAAATCTAAAGCAGGTCAACATTCAAAACAACGCACCGTCGCCGAAacctcagcagcagcagcagtaccacCAGCAGCAGCACACAAAGCGCAACATGGACTCTCCAGGCATGGAGCGAAGGCCGAATGTTGCGGATGGGAAAACCCCACCACCAAAGCCGCCGACGGCTGCCAGTCCTGCggcagagggggagggtggagccGGAGAGTCGCAGGAGATGACGCTGGATATAAAGAGTTTCAGGAGACCCGGGGAGAAAACCTTCACGCAGCGTTGTAGGTTGTTCATCGGTAACCTCCCGACAGACCTCACGGAGGATGATTTCAAAAAGCTGTTTTCCAAGTATGGCGAGGCTAACGAGGTGTTTATCAACCGAGACCGAGGATTCGGCTTCATTCGACTG GAAACCAGGACGCTGGCGGAGATTGCCAAGGCAGAGTTGGATGGCATAGTGCTGGGGAACCGACCTATCCGGATCCGCTTCGCCACGCACGGCTCTGCCCTCACGGTGCGGAACCTTTCCCCCGTGGTCTCCAACGAGCTCCTTGAGGAGGCCTTCTCCGAGTTCGGCCCCGTGGAAAGGGCTATCGTTGTCGTGGACGACCGCGGAAGGCCCACTGGGAAGGGCTTCGTGGAGTTTGCCAACAAACCTTGTGCTCGTAAAGCCCTGGATCGCTGTGCTGACGGGGCGCTGCTGCTCACCAC GTCTCCTCGGCCTGCCATTGTGGAACCCACCGAGCAGCTGGATGAAGAGGATGGACTCCCAGAGAAGTTGCTGGTGAAATCTGTACACTACCACAA GGAGAGGGAGCACCCCCCGCGGTTTGCCCAGCCGGGAACATTTGAGTTTGAGTACTCGTCCCGCTGGAAGGCCCTGGACGAGATGGAAAAGCAGCAGAGAGACCAGGTTGAGCGCAACATCCGAGAGGCAAAGGAGAAGCTGGAGCAAGAGATGGAGGCCGCCAAGCACGAGCATCAGCTCATGATGATGAGACAAG ACCTGATGAGGCGTCAAGAGGAGCTGAGACGTCTGGAGGAGCTTCGCAACCAGGAGCTGCAGAAACGCAAGAATATAGAGATGAG ACATGAGGAGAGGCGtaggcaggaggaggagatgatgCAGCGGCATCGAGAGCAGGAAGAGATGAGACGCCAACCGGACGGCTTCAAGCCAAACTATGCGGACACC ATGGGTTTAACCCCGCCTCTGTTGCCGGGGCCAGTGTAA
- the LOC135542766 gene encoding paraspeckle component 1-like isoform X4, with protein sequence MAHRNLKQVNIQNNAPSPKPQQQQQYHQQQHTKRNMDSPGMERRPNVADGKTPPPKPPTAASPAAEGEGGAGESQEMTLDIKSFRRPGEKTFTQRCRLFIGNLPTDLTEDDFKKLFSKYGEANEVFINRDRGFGFIRLETRTLAEIAKAELDGIVLGNRPIRIRFATHGSALTVRNLSPVVSNELLEEAFSEFGPVERAIVVVDDRGRPTGKGFVEFANKPCARKALDRCADGALLLTTSPRPAIVEPTEQLDEEDGLPEKLLVKSVHYHKEREHPPRFAQPGTFEFEYSSRWKALDEMEKQQRDQVERNIREAKEKLEQEMEAAKHEHQLMMMRQDLMRRQEELRRLEELRNQELQKRKNIEMRHEERRRQEEEMMQRHREQEEMRRQPDGFKPNYADTVHSLYMLQI encoded by the exons ATGGCTCACCGAAATCTAAAGCAGGTCAACATTCAAAACAACGCACCGTCGCCGAAacctcagcagcagcagcagtaccacCAGCAGCAGCACACAAAGCGCAACATGGACTCTCCAGGCATGGAGCGAAGGCCGAATGTTGCGGATGGGAAAACCCCACCACCAAAGCCGCCGACGGCTGCCAGTCCTGCggcagagggggagggtggagccGGAGAGTCGCAGGAGATGACGCTGGATATAAAGAGTTTCAGGAGACCCGGGGAGAAAACCTTCACGCAGCGTTGTAGGTTGTTCATCGGTAACCTCCCGACAGACCTCACGGAGGATGATTTCAAAAAGCTGTTTTCCAAGTATGGCGAGGCTAACGAGGTGTTTATCAACCGAGACCGAGGATTCGGCTTCATTCGACTG GAAACCAGGACGCTGGCGGAGATTGCCAAGGCAGAGTTGGATGGCATAGTGCTGGGGAACCGACCTATCCGGATCCGCTTCGCCACGCACGGCTCTGCCCTCACGGTGCGGAACCTTTCCCCCGTGGTCTCCAACGAGCTCCTTGAGGAGGCCTTCTCCGAGTTCGGCCCCGTGGAAAGGGCTATCGTTGTCGTGGACGACCGCGGAAGGCCCACTGGGAAGGGCTTCGTGGAGTTTGCCAACAAACCTTGTGCTCGTAAAGCCCTGGATCGCTGTGCTGACGGGGCGCTGCTGCTCACCAC GTCTCCTCGGCCTGCCATTGTGGAACCCACCGAGCAGCTGGATGAAGAGGATGGACTCCCAGAGAAGTTGCTGGTGAAATCTGTACACTACCACAA GGAGAGGGAGCACCCCCCGCGGTTTGCCCAGCCGGGAACATTTGAGTTTGAGTACTCGTCCCGCTGGAAGGCCCTGGACGAGATGGAAAAGCAGCAGAGAGACCAGGTTGAGCGCAACATCCGAGAGGCAAAGGAGAAGCTGGAGCAAGAGATGGAGGCCGCCAAGCACGAGCATCAGCTCATGATGATGAGACAAG ACCTGATGAGGCGTCAAGAGGAGCTGAGACGTCTGGAGGAGCTTCGCAACCAGGAGCTGCAGAAACGCAAGAATATAGAGATGAG ACATGAGGAGAGGCGtaggcaggaggaggagatgatgCAGCGGCATCGAGAGCAGGAAGAGATGAGACGCCAACCGGACGGCTTCAAGCCAAACTATGCGGACACC
- the LOC135541221 gene encoding gap junction alpha-3 protein-like, whose product MGDWSFLGRLLENAQEHSTVIGKVWLTVLFIFRILVLGAAAEEVWGDEQSDFTCNTQQPGCENVCYDEAFPISHIRFWVLQIIFVSTPTLIYLGHVLHIVRMEEKRREKEEEQRKASRHQEERDPLYRNGGGGGKKEKPPIRDEHGKIRIRGALLRTYVFNIIFKTLFEVGFILGQYFLYGFQLSPLYKCGRWPCPNTVDCFISRPTEKTIFIIFMLVVACVSLLLNLLEIYHLGWKKVKQGVSNEFAPDRMALPLARDEAVESNMIQEGIAHPALNCLPTYGGVNVVYLPNEQANATAAISEQQAAAEELKMNPFHEDFLLEAPPTSFYNSEGSGQQQSMEQNWANMATELQTLDAAKSSSYPPPPSSPSPPPSSSSPTSSDQEQSPPPPNTAPLIPDSHSSTLPLGESRRSEELQQQEEEETEAALPLTHVDDVTVTRVEMHEPPIFTAADARRLSRASKTSSVRARPDDLAV is encoded by the exons ATGGGTGACTGGAGCTTTCTGGGGCGGCTGCTGGAGAACGCTCAAGAACACTCCACCGTGATTGGCAAG GTGTGGCTGACAGTCCTCTTCATCTTTCGTATCCTGGTCCTGGGGGCGGCTGCGGAGGAAGTGTGGGGTGACGAGCAGTCGGACTTCACCTGCAACACGCAGCAGCCCGGTTGCGAGAACGTGTGCTACGACGAAGCCTTCCCCATCTCACACATCCGCTTCTGGGTGCTGCAGATTATCTTCGTGTCCACGCCCACCTTGATCTACCTGGGACACGTGCTGCACATTGTCCGCATGGAGGAGAAACGccgggagaaggaggaggagcagcggAAGGCCAGCCGgcaccaggaggagagagaccctCTGTACAGGAacggtggagggggagggaaaaaGGAGAAGCCCCCAATCAGAGACGAGCACGGTAAAATCCGCATCCGGGGGGCTCTCCTGCGCACATACGTGTTCAACATCATCTTCAAGACGCTGTTCGAAGTGGGCTTCATCCTGGGTCAGTACTTCCTGTATGGCTTCCAGCTCAGCCCCCTGTATAAGTGTGGTCGCTGGCCCTGCCCCAACACGGTTGACTGCTTCATCTCACGCCCCACAGAGAAGACCATCTTCATCATCTTCATGCTGGTGGTAGCCTGCGTCTCCCTGCTGCTCAACCTTctggagatataccacctgggaTGGAAGAAGGTGAAGCAGGGGGTCAGCAACGAGTTTGCGCCCGACCGAATGGCTCTCCCCCTGGCCAGAGACGAGGCGGTGGAGTCCAACATGATCCAGGAGGGGATCGCCCACCCGGCCCTCAACTGCTTGCCCACGTATGGTGGCGTGAACGTGGTGTACCTGCCCAACGAGCAGGCAAACGCCACGGCCGCTATATCCGAGCAGCAGGCAGCGGCGGAGGAACTCAAGATGAACCCTTTCCATGAAGACTTCCTGCTGGAGGCTCCTCCCACATCCTTCTACAACAGTGAGGGCAGTGGCCAGCAGCAGTCCATGGAGCAGAACTGGGCCAACATGGCCACAGAACTGCAGACCCTGGACGCTGCCAAgtcctcctcctaccctcctcctccctcctccccttctccgccaccctcctcctcctcccccacctcctctgaCCAGGAGCAATCACCCCCTCCACCGAACACTGCCCCTCTTATCCCTGACtcccactcctccaccctccccctggGGGAATCGAGAAGGAGTGAGGAGCTCCAGCAGCAGGAAGAAGAGGAAACGGAGGCGGCGCTGCCACTGACGCACGTTGATGATGTCACGGTGACCCGGGTGGAGATGCACGAGCCGCCCATTTTCACAGCGGCGGACGCCCGCAGGCTGAGCAGGGCCAGCAAGACCAGCAGTGTTCGAGCCCGGCCCGACGACCTTGccgtgtaa